A window of Bacteroidota bacterium contains these coding sequences:
- a CDS encoding methylmalonyl-CoA mutase, translated as MSSEKKFCTDSGIEIKRIYSPDSYRDGEEAGKFPFTRGIQNDMYRGKLWTMRQYSGFATAEESNKRYKYLLAHGTTGLSVAFDLPTQIGYDSDHALAEGEVGKSGVAIDSLADVEILFDGIRLEEITTSMTINSTASILLAMYIALAKKQGADLKKISGTVQNDLLKEYAARGTYIYPPKASMRIITDIFEYCAKEIPKWNTISVSGYHIREAGATAVQELAFTLANGKTYLKAALERKLDINVFAKRISFFFNAHNNLFEEAAKFRAARRMWAKITKELGATDERAMLLRFHTQTGGSTLTAQQPHTNIVRVTVQALSAVLGGTQSLHTNGYDEALSLPTEEAARIALRTQQIIAYESGVADTVDPLGGSYFIEELTNEVEAKAWEYIRRIDAIGGSVSAIEQGYMQNEIARSSYEYQDKIEKGEKIIVGVNKFTVEEKPQGEVFSVDESVRSLQVEKIKSIRAKRDNSKVTAALAKIGEAARGTKNLMPFVLEAVESYATLGEIADVLRKVFGEYK; from the coding sequence ATGTCCTCCGAAAAAAAATTCTGCACCGATTCCGGAATTGAGATAAAGAGAATCTATTCTCCCGATAGCTATCGGGACGGAGAAGAGGCAGGAAAATTTCCCTTCACCCGCGGCATTCAGAATGATATGTATCGCGGAAAGTTGTGGACCATGCGCCAGTATTCCGGATTTGCTACTGCCGAGGAATCAAACAAGCGGTATAAATATTTATTAGCGCACGGCACAACGGGATTATCCGTTGCGTTTGATTTGCCAACGCAAATCGGCTATGACAGCGACCATGCGCTTGCCGAAGGCGAAGTGGGAAAATCAGGCGTGGCAATTGATTCGCTGGCGGATGTGGAAATTCTTTTTGATGGAATTCGTCTCGAAGAAATCACCACTTCCATGACGATTAATTCCACCGCATCCATTTTACTTGCCATGTACATTGCGCTGGCGAAAAAGCAGGGCGCTGACTTAAAAAAAATATCCGGCACCGTTCAGAATGATTTGCTGAAAGAATATGCCGCGCGCGGAACATACATCTATCCGCCTAAAGCAAGCATGCGCATCATCACCGATATTTTTGAATACTGCGCAAAGGAAATTCCGAAGTGGAACACCATTTCTGTTTCGGGTTATCACATTCGCGAAGCAGGCGCAACCGCTGTGCAGGAACTTGCTTTCACGCTTGCAAACGGGAAGACATATCTGAAAGCCGCGCTCGAGCGAAAGTTAGACATCAATGTTTTTGCAAAACGGATTTCTTTCTTCTTTAACGCGCACAATAATTTGTTTGAAGAAGCCGCCAAGTTCCGCGCTGCGCGAAGAATGTGGGCGAAGATTACCAAAGAACTCGGTGCAACGGATGAACGCGCCATGCTCCTCCGCTTTCACACGCAAACAGGCGGAAGCACGCTCACCGCGCAGCAGCCGCATACTAATATTGTGCGTGTAACAGTTCAGGCGCTCAGTGCTGTACTTGGCGGAACGCAGTCGCTGCACACAAATGGTTATGATGAAGCATTGAGTTTGCCCACCGAAGAAGCCGCGCGCATTGCGCTGCGCACGCAGCAGATTATTGCTTATGAAAGCGGAGTTGCTGATACGGTTGACCCGCTGGGCGGCTCGTATTTCATAGAGGAATTAACCAATGAAGTGGAAGCGAAAGCATGGGAATACATCCGCAGGATTGATGCGATAGGCGGTTCGGTCTCCGCCATTGAGCAGGGTTATATGCAGAATGAGATTGCCCGTTCTTCGTATGAGTATCAGGATAAAATTGAGAAAGGCGAAAAAATAATTGTGGGCGTAAATAAGTTCACGGTGGAAGAAAAGCCGCAGGGAGAAGTTTTTTCGGTGGATGAATCGGTAAGAAGTTTGCAGGTTGAGAAAATAAAGAGCATAAGAGCGAAAAGAGATAATTCAAAAGTAACAGCCGCGCTTGCAAAAATTGGAGAAGCCGCTCGCGGAACAAAGAACCTCATGCCTTTCGTTCTTGAAGCGGTGGAGAGTTACGCCACGCTGGGAGAGATTGCCGATGTGCTCAGGAAGGTGTTTGGGGAGTACAAATAG
- a CDS encoding formimidoylglutamase has protein sequence MEDIFQFLAPVNSEIMGQPAENSLGAAIKKFVDGKSYPELKGIHLAIIGVEEERRAVNNEGSGQSANAVRPYLYNLFKGKYKAKIADLGNIKQGHAVKDSYFALTSVCHELMKNKIIPIVIGGGQDLTFPMYKAFDKLEPTINLVDVDAKFDIGGPDSEFNSSAYVGKIILHQPNILFNYSNIGYQTYFVAQKEIDLFHKLYFDAYRLGQVRSNMEEVEPIVRHADLLSFDMSSIRMSDAPGNGNATPNGFYGEEACQITRYAGLSDKLGAIGFFEMNPAKDKRGQTAHLLAQMIWYFIEGYYKRYQDFPFRKKSDYLKYRVSIKENKNEIIFYKSKRSDRWWMEVPYPTQKKLKFERQCLVPCSYKDYEEATKEEMPDRWWQTYQKLT, from the coding sequence ATGGAAGACATTTTTCAATTCCTCGCCCCGGTAAATTCTGAAATCATGGGGCAGCCCGCAGAAAATTCTCTGGGCGCGGCAATAAAAAAATTTGTTGACGGAAAATCCTATCCTGAATTGAAAGGAATTCATCTTGCAATAATCGGAGTGGAGGAAGAGCGCAGAGCGGTGAACAACGAAGGAAGCGGACAGTCCGCAAACGCGGTGCGTCCGTATCTCTACAATCTTTTCAAAGGAAAATATAAAGCGAAAATTGCTGACCTGGGAAATATTAAACAAGGTCATGCTGTGAAGGATTCTTACTTCGCGCTCACGAGTGTTTGCCACGAGCTGATGAAAAATAAAATCATTCCGATTGTGATTGGAGGCGGGCAGGATTTGACTTTCCCTATGTACAAAGCGTTTGATAAACTTGAACCGACAATAAATTTAGTGGATGTGGATGCCAAGTTTGATATTGGCGGACCGGATTCTGAATTTAATTCTTCGGCTTACGTGGGAAAAATAATTCTTCACCAGCCGAACATACTTTTTAATTACAGCAACATTGGTTATCAAACTTATTTCGTGGCGCAAAAAGAAATTGACCTCTTTCATAAATTATATTTTGATGCGTACCGTTTGGGGCAGGTGCGGAGCAACATGGAAGAAGTGGAGCCGATTGTACGCCACGCGGATTTACTTTCGTTTGATATGTCTTCAATCCGAATGAGCGATGCGCCCGGTAACGGCAACGCAACTCCAAACGGGTTTTACGGGGAAGAAGCTTGCCAGATTACGCGCTATGCAGGGCTGAGCGACAAACTTGGCGCAATTGGATTTTTTGAAATGAATCCGGCAAAAGATAAACGCGGGCAAACCGCGCATCTGCTTGCGCAGATGATTTGGTATTTCATAGAAGGATATTACAAGCGCTACCAGGATTTCCCGTTCCGTAAAAAATCGGATTACCTCAAGTACAGAGTTTCGATTAAAGAAAATAAAAACGAAATTATTTTTTACAAATCAAAACGCTCGGACCGGTGGTGGATGGAAGTTCCGTATCCTACACAAAAGAAATTAAAGTTCGAGCGCCAGTGTTTAGTGCCCTGTTCCTATAAGGACTACGAAGAAGCCACCAAAGAAGAAATGCCTGACCGCTGGTGGCAGACGTATCAGAAGCTGACCTGA